From Cannabis sativa cultivar Pink pepper isolate KNU-18-1 chromosome 8, ASM2916894v1, whole genome shotgun sequence, a single genomic window includes:
- the LOC133030499 gene encoding ninja-family protein AFP3-like: MYILSYFNPLTLQTKQSSDIFLAMAEVEREKIELELGLSIRGRGSFGKYKTTKKPNIGFNLETREISTSPAPAPEREVLDAKTKREIHAMRRQEAKKKRQEKRNRGLRNSNNVSPVTEDQNQDRDDEQRASKKRRVYPYPSFQFVPYTNGFPYPYMMMPWWTPNAGSTLKNAVQPMPCRVGFGPFNTGSDLGSDKSGEKTQGEDRKTTSYGGYTSSSTQIYISTKGEGPNGKRFTGFLYRYAKSEVNIVCVCRGTAFSPAEFVEHAGCTDVSTPLKHITVIPSE, translated from the exons atgtatatactttcgTATTTTAATCCTTTGACTCTCCAAACCAAACAAAGCTCAGATATTTTCTTAGCCATGGCAGAGGTAGAGCGAGAAAAGATTGAGCTTGAATTAGGATTATCAATTAGAGGAAGAGGAAGTTTCGGTAAATACAAAACGACAAAGAAACCCAATATTGGCTTTAATTTAGAAACGAGAGAAATTAGTACCTCGCCGGCGCCGGCACCGGAGAGGGAAGTTCTTGATGCGAAGACGAAACGTGAGATTCACGCGATGAGGAGACAAGAGGCGAAGAAGAAACGACAAGAGAAAAGGAATCGAGGGTTAAGAAACTCGAACAATGTCTCTCCTGTAACAGAAGATCAAAATCAAGATCGCGATGATGAACAACGAGCCAGTAAAAAGAGAAGAGTA TACCCTTACCCGTCGTTTCAGTTCGTTCCGTACACGAATGGGTTTCCGTACCCATACATGATGATGCCGTGGTGGACGCCAAACGCAGGTTCTACTCTAAAAAATGCGGTTCAACCCATGCCTTGTCGGGTTGGGTTCGGACCCTTTAACACGGGTTCGGATCTCGGGTCGGATAAGAGCGGTGAAAAAACACAGGGTGAAGATAGGAAAACGACGTCGTATGGTGGTTATACTAGTTCTTCTACTCAGATA TACATTTCGACTAAAGGTGAGGGTCCAAATGGGAAAAGGTTCACTGGTTTTCTGTATAGATATGCAAAATCTGAAGTGAATATTGTTTGTGTTTGCCGTGGAACTGCATTCTCACCGGCTGAATTCGTTGAACATGCCGGCTGTACTGACGTATCTACTCCTTTGAAACACATCACTGTTATTCCTTCTGAGTGA